The following nucleotide sequence is from Acidobacteriota bacterium.
GGAAAGAAGCGGGACTCTAAGGGGGTTTCATGAAATACGATGTCAAGGACCTGAAACTTGCGGCGGATGGGAAGAAGAGGATCGAATGGGCTGACAGGATGATGCCCGTTCTCCACAGGATAAGAGAAAGATTTGCAAAAGAGAAACCTCTGCGTGAAATCAGAATTTCTGCATGCCTCCATATCACCTCTGAAACTGCCAATCTGGCAAGGACGCTGAAAGCCGGAGGAGCGGACGTTGCTCTTTGTGCTTCAAACCCTCTCTCCACGCAGGACGATGCGGCCGCCTCGCTCGTGAAAGATTTTGGGATAAAGACCTTTTCAATAAAAGGGGAGAACCATAAGACCTATTACAGGCATATCGTCTCCGCCCTAAGCATCAAACCGGAAGTAACGATGGACGATGGAGCTGACTTGGTCACGGTCCTCCATACGAATAAGAGGAAGCTCTTAAAAAATGTCATCGGCGGGACGGAGGAAACGACGACAGGCGTCATCAGGTTGAGAAGCATGGCCGAACAGAAAGTCCTGCAGTATCCTATCATAGCCGTGAACGATGCCCAGACGAAACATTTTTTCGATAACAGGTATGGGACGGGACAGAGCACAATCGATGGAATTTTGCGAGCAACCAACCTTCTATTCGCGGGTATGACCGTCGTCGTGAGCGGATACGGTTGGTGCGGAAAAGGGGTTTCGATGCGGGCGAAGGGGATGGGTTCCAACGTGATCATCACGGAAGTTGACCCTGTCCGAGCGCTTGAGGCTGTAATGGATGGTTTCAGGGTGCTTCCTATGTCAGAGGCTGCCAGGATAGGTAATGTCTTTATCACGGTCACAGGAAATAAGCATATCATCAGGAGAGAGCATTTCCTGAAAATGAAAGATGGAGCCATCATAGCAAACTCCGGGCATTTCAATGTCGAGATAGATATCCCGGCACTTGAAAAGCTATCAAAATCAAGGAAGACTATCAGGAGTTTCGTCGAAGAGTTCGCATTAAGGAATGGCAAGAAGATCTATCTTTTAGGGGAGGGAAGACTCATCAATCTGGCCTCTGCGGAAGGACATCCGGCCGTCGTCATGGACATGAGCTTTGCGAATCAGGCTCTCTGCATTGAATATCTTGT
It contains:
- the ahcY gene encoding adenosylhomocysteinase, whose amino-acid sequence is MKYDVKDLKLAADGKKRIEWADRMMPVLHRIRERFAKEKPLREIRISACLHITSETANLARTLKAGGADVALCASNPLSTQDDAAASLVKDFGIKTFSIKGENHKTYYRHIVSALSIKPEVTMDDGADLVTVLHTNKRKLLKNVIGGTEETTTGVIRLRSMAEQKVLQYPIIAVNDAQTKHFFDNRYGTGQSTIDGILRATNLLFAGMTVVVSGYGWCGKGVSMRAKGMGSNVIITEVDPVRALEAVMDGFRVLPMSEAARIGNVFITVTGNKHIIRREHFLKMKDGAIIANSGHFNVEIDIPALEKLSKSRKTIRSFVEEFALRNGKKIYLLGEGRLINLASAEGHPAVVMDMSFANQALCIEYLVKNHSRLERKVYPVPEKIDQEVARLKLSTMGIKIDTLSTGQRRYLSTWTEGT